The Arachis ipaensis cultivar K30076 chromosome B07, Araip1.1, whole genome shotgun sequence genome includes a window with the following:
- the LOC107605850 gene encoding magnesium transporter MRS2-1 isoform X2: MADLKERLLPPKPASALNVRETANRPSASGRLPFQGMDVLGLKKRGQGIRSWIRVDTSGNSQAIEVDKFTMMRRCDLPARDLRLLDPLFVYPSTILGREKAIVVNLEQIRCIITADEVLLLNSLDSYVLHYVMELQRRLTTGVGEVWQSDGSDMSRRRGSRTFENVISNTSPDYLPFEFRALEVALEAACTFLDSQAAELEIEAYPLLDELTSKISTLNLERVRRLKSRLVALTRRVQKVRDEIEQLMDDDGDMAEMYLTEKKRRMELSFCGDQSLVGYRSLDGASISAPVSPVSSPPDSRRLEKSLSIARSRHESSRSTESTTESIEELEMLLEAYFVVIDSTLNKLTSLKEYIDDTEDFINIQLDNVRNQLIQFELLLTTATFVVAIFGVVAGIFGMNFEIPLFDEPTAFHWVLIITGVCGVCIFCAFVWFFKYRRLMPL, from the exons ATGGCAGATCTCAAAGAGCGGCTACTTCCACCAAAACCTGCGTCAGCTTTAAATGTAAGAGAGACTGCTAATCGACCATCTGCCTCTGGAAGGCTACCTTTTCAAGGTATGGATGTTCTTGGGCTAAAGAAGCGAGGTCAAGGTATCCGATCATGGATTCGTGTTGACACATCTGGGAACTCCCAAGCAATTGAAGTAGACAAGTTTACAATGATGCGACGTTGTGATCTACCTGCTCGTGATCTTCGCCTTCTTGATCCTCTGTTTGTATACCCCTCAACGATCCTTGGTAGAGAAAAGGCTATTGTTGTAAATCTAGAGCAGATACGGTGTATTATTACGGCAGATGAGGTTCTTCTCTTGAATTCCCTTGATAGTTATGTACTGCACTATGTGATGGAGCTACAACGACGGTTGACAACTGGGGTAGGTGAGGTCTGGCAGTCGGACGGTTCTGACATGAGCCGAAGGAGGGGAAGTAGGACTTTTGAAAATGTCATTAGCAACACTTCCCCTGATTATTTGCCGTTTGAGTTTAGGGCTCTTGAAGTTGCCCTGGAAGCGGCATGCACATTTCTTGACTCTCAG GCAGCAGAGTTAGAAATTGAGGCTTATCCTTTGCTGGATGAATTAACATCAAAGATCAGTACTCTTAATTTAGAACGTGTTCGTCGACTGAAAAGCAGACTTGTTGCACTGACTAGGAGGGTTCAAAAG GTTAGAGATGAAATAGAGCAACTTATGGATGATGATGGTGATATGGCCGAAATGTACCTTACGGAGAAGAAAAGACGGATGGAGTTATCATTTTGTGGAGATCAGTCGTTGGTTGGATATAGGTCTCTTGATGGTGCATCTATTTCTGCCCCCGTTTCTCCTGTTTCATCACCTCCTGATTCTCGAAGGCTTGAAAAGAGTTTGAGCATTGCTAGGAGTCGACATGAGAGCTCGAGGAGCACTGAGAGTACCACCGAAAGTATAGAAGAGCTTGAGATGTTGCTAGAAGCATACTTTGTTGTCATTGACAGCACGCTAAACAAGTTGACATCA TTGAAAGAGTACATTGATGATACGGAAGATTTTATCAACATTCAACTG GATAACGTGCGTAATCAGCTTATCCAGTTTGAGCTTTTGCTCACAACTGCAACATTTGTTGTTGCCATCTTTGGTGTGGTGGCAGGAATCTTTGGGATGAATTTTGAAATCCCATTATTTGATGAACCCACTGCATTCCATTGGGTCCTTATAATTACAGGAGTTTGTGGAGTCTGCATATTTTGTGCATTTGTTTGGTTCTTCAAGTACAGAAGACTCATGCCCCTGTAG
- the LOC107605850 gene encoding magnesium transporter MRS2-1 isoform X1, producing the protein MADLKERLLPPKPASALNVRETANRPSASGRLPFQGMDVLGLKKRGQGIRSWIRVDTSGNSQAIEVDKFTMMRRCDLPARDLRLLDPLFVYPSTILGREKAIVVNLEQIRCIITADEVLLLNSLDSYVLHYVMELQRRLTTGVGEVWQSDGSDMSRRRGSRTFENVISNTSPDYLPFEFRALEVALEAACTFLDSQAAELEIEAYPLLDELTSKISTLNLERVRRLKSRLVALTRRVQKVVRDEIEQLMDDDGDMAEMYLTEKKRRMELSFCGDQSLVGYRSLDGASISAPVSPVSSPPDSRRLEKSLSIARSRHESSRSTESTTESIEELEMLLEAYFVVIDSTLNKLTSLKEYIDDTEDFINIQLDNVRNQLIQFELLLTTATFVVAIFGVVAGIFGMNFEIPLFDEPTAFHWVLIITGVCGVCIFCAFVWFFKYRRLMPL; encoded by the exons ATGGCAGATCTCAAAGAGCGGCTACTTCCACCAAAACCTGCGTCAGCTTTAAATGTAAGAGAGACTGCTAATCGACCATCTGCCTCTGGAAGGCTACCTTTTCAAGGTATGGATGTTCTTGGGCTAAAGAAGCGAGGTCAAGGTATCCGATCATGGATTCGTGTTGACACATCTGGGAACTCCCAAGCAATTGAAGTAGACAAGTTTACAATGATGCGACGTTGTGATCTACCTGCTCGTGATCTTCGCCTTCTTGATCCTCTGTTTGTATACCCCTCAACGATCCTTGGTAGAGAAAAGGCTATTGTTGTAAATCTAGAGCAGATACGGTGTATTATTACGGCAGATGAGGTTCTTCTCTTGAATTCCCTTGATAGTTATGTACTGCACTATGTGATGGAGCTACAACGACGGTTGACAACTGGGGTAGGTGAGGTCTGGCAGTCGGACGGTTCTGACATGAGCCGAAGGAGGGGAAGTAGGACTTTTGAAAATGTCATTAGCAACACTTCCCCTGATTATTTGCCGTTTGAGTTTAGGGCTCTTGAAGTTGCCCTGGAAGCGGCATGCACATTTCTTGACTCTCAG GCAGCAGAGTTAGAAATTGAGGCTTATCCTTTGCTGGATGAATTAACATCAAAGATCAGTACTCTTAATTTAGAACGTGTTCGTCGACTGAAAAGCAGACTTGTTGCACTGACTAGGAGGGTTCAAAAGGTG GTTAGAGATGAAATAGAGCAACTTATGGATGATGATGGTGATATGGCCGAAATGTACCTTACGGAGAAGAAAAGACGGATGGAGTTATCATTTTGTGGAGATCAGTCGTTGGTTGGATATAGGTCTCTTGATGGTGCATCTATTTCTGCCCCCGTTTCTCCTGTTTCATCACCTCCTGATTCTCGAAGGCTTGAAAAGAGTTTGAGCATTGCTAGGAGTCGACATGAGAGCTCGAGGAGCACTGAGAGTACCACCGAAAGTATAGAAGAGCTTGAGATGTTGCTAGAAGCATACTTTGTTGTCATTGACAGCACGCTAAACAAGTTGACATCA TTGAAAGAGTACATTGATGATACGGAAGATTTTATCAACATTCAACTG GATAACGTGCGTAATCAGCTTATCCAGTTTGAGCTTTTGCTCACAACTGCAACATTTGTTGTTGCCATCTTTGGTGTGGTGGCAGGAATCTTTGGGATGAATTTTGAAATCCCATTATTTGATGAACCCACTGCATTCCATTGGGTCCTTATAATTACAGGAGTTTGTGGAGTCTGCATATTTTGTGCATTTGTTTGGTTCTTCAAGTACAGAAGACTCATGCCCCTGTAG